The following proteins come from a genomic window of Natronosalvus vescus:
- a CDS encoding helix-turn-helix domain-containing protein yields the protein MRYLDVWLDQPDWMLHPMQLFIRQTDVVACEELLAWTILDERDLEYELFYVEADLERYRPALDAVDSVRSYTIAPIDDGAFHLYVCQETRSEDASWRAAFSERNLVVVPPVRFDDRARMGLTIVGEGVDLQQLLEDMPPEIGVHVEEVGRFDRRGGALAHSLTDRQLEVALAAFECGYYDVPRRASLADVAEELEVAESSASVTLRRAERALLERVFRRYSGPERR from the coding sequence ATGCGCTACCTCGACGTCTGGCTCGATCAACCCGACTGGATGTTGCATCCGATGCAGTTGTTCATCCGGCAGACGGACGTCGTGGCGTGCGAGGAACTGCTCGCCTGGACGATCCTCGACGAGCGGGATCTCGAGTACGAACTGTTCTACGTCGAGGCCGACCTCGAGCGCTATCGACCGGCACTCGACGCCGTCGACTCCGTCCGGTCGTACACGATTGCCCCTATCGACGACGGTGCCTTCCACCTCTACGTCTGCCAGGAGACCCGCTCGGAAGACGCGAGCTGGCGGGCGGCGTTCAGCGAGCGGAACCTGGTCGTCGTGCCACCAGTGCGGTTCGACGACCGGGCGAGGATGGGTTTGACGATCGTCGGTGAGGGAGTCGACTTACAGCAACTGCTCGAGGACATGCCACCCGAGATTGGCGTCCACGTCGAGGAAGTCGGCCGGTTCGATCGACGCGGTGGTGCCCTCGCTCACAGCCTCACCGATCGACAACTCGAGGTCGCGCTGGCGGCGTTCGAGTGTGGGTATTACGATGTGCCCCGACGGGCCTCGCTCGCGGACGTAGCCGAGGAACTCGAGGTCGCCGAAAGCAGCGCATCGGTGACGCTTCGACGAGCCGAACGGGCGCTTCTCGAACGGGTCTTTCGGCGATATAGTGGGCCGGAACGGCGGTGA
- a CDS encoding PaaI family thioesterase produces the protein MDIESFFEEMPFADLLGVEVTEAADGHAEGRLEMREDLSWNADRLMAHGGVTFTLADTVGGAALVSEVEQPVPTIDMRIDYLSAGTGDLYAEADVVRCGGDVGVVDVEVYSEDDTLIADARGVYKTG, from the coding sequence ATGGACATCGAGTCATTCTTCGAGGAGATGCCGTTCGCCGACCTGCTGGGTGTCGAGGTCACCGAAGCCGCCGACGGCCACGCCGAGGGGCGTCTCGAGATGCGTGAGGATCTCTCCTGGAACGCCGACCGACTGATGGCTCACGGCGGCGTGACGTTCACGCTCGCGGACACCGTCGGTGGCGCGGCCCTCGTCTCCGAAGTCGAGCAGCCGGTACCGACGATCGATATGCGGATCGATTACCTCTCGGCTGGGACGGGCGACCTCTACGCGGAGGCGGACGTCGTCCGGTGTGGCGGCGACGTCGGCGTCGTTGACGTCGAGGTGTACAGTGAGGACGATACGTTGATCGCGGACGCTCGAGGCGTGTACAAGACGGGGTAA
- a CDS encoding helix-turn-helix transcriptional regulator — translation MNRSALVGGVLVVALMLLVAGMGSPLLATDVRAADGDRFGSSTPFATETTDEQTTAASYRSGISATSTGNFDSTTFTITVHEDGSATWTFRYERDFVGNDSEEEEEAFEDAFEDFESEETELYTRFIDQAESLVSIGTAETDREMEATNFNRSAAVEQRLNRIGVVEMSFTWTNFAQVEDDEIIVGDVFDGAFNIASDQDLVIESDSGLTFSQMQPDGEFNGASLEGSSSITWQGPFQFLDGQPRVVLERDAASSNEAAGSVMERFTDASSLWLVLGAVLLVGITLTAIAVAARRYDQSGADESDTVDEQSATADAAATPTADPIPDDELLSDEDRVVSLIRDNGGRMKQVNIVDETGWSKSKVSMLLSEMESDGTISKLRVGRENIISLEGFEPEAAKSPYEE, via the coding sequence ATGAATAGGTCGGCTCTCGTCGGAGGTGTCCTCGTCGTCGCCCTCATGCTCCTCGTGGCTGGTATGGGCAGCCCGCTGCTCGCCACGGACGTTCGGGCCGCCGACGGCGATCGGTTCGGATCTTCCACTCCATTTGCGACCGAAACTACCGACGAGCAGACCACAGCGGCGTCCTATAGAAGCGGCATTTCCGCTACGTCGACCGGCAATTTCGACTCGACGACCTTTACGATCACCGTTCACGAAGACGGGTCTGCAACGTGGACGTTTCGCTACGAACGGGATTTTGTCGGTAATGATAGCGAGGAAGAAGAAGAAGCGTTCGAGGACGCCTTCGAAGACTTCGAATCCGAGGAAACTGAGCTCTACACGCGATTCATCGACCAAGCTGAAAGCCTGGTAAGCATCGGAACCGCCGAAACCGACCGCGAGATGGAAGCCACAAACTTCAACCGGTCTGCGGCCGTCGAACAACGCCTCAACAGAATTGGTGTCGTCGAAATGTCCTTCACCTGGACGAACTTCGCACAGGTCGAAGACGACGAAATTATCGTCGGTGACGTCTTCGATGGGGCTTTCAACATCGCGTCCGACCAGGATCTCGTCATCGAATCTGACTCGGGGCTAACCTTCAGCCAAATGCAACCCGACGGCGAATTCAACGGCGCCTCGCTCGAAGGGAGTTCCTCGATAACCTGGCAAGGTCCGTTCCAGTTCCTCGACGGCCAACCGCGTGTCGTCCTCGAGCGAGACGCTGCCAGTTCCAACGAAGCCGCCGGTTCGGTCATGGAGCGATTCACGGACGCCTCGAGTCTCTGGCTGGTTCTTGGAGCCGTGCTCCTCGTAGGTATCACACTGACCGCTATCGCCGTGGCGGCGAGACGATACGACCAGTCTGGGGCTGACGAGTCGGATACCGTTGACGAACAATCGGCCACGGCCGACGCGGCAGCGACCCCGACAGCCGATCCAATTCCAGACGACGAACTGCTGAGCGACGAGGATCGCGTGGTCTCGCTGATACGGGACAACGGTGGCCGCATGAAACAGGTCAACATCGTCGACGAGACGGGCTGGTCGAAATCCAAGGTGAGCATGCTGCTCTCGGAGATGGAATCCGACGGTACCATCAGCAAACTTCGAGTGGGGCGTGAAAACATCATCAGCCTCGAGGGCTTCGAACCCGAAGCGGCGAAGTCTCCCTACGAAGAGTAG
- a CDS encoding DUF5827 family protein — MPVPKDEFDRLPPCDFYTPDELLESDHMYTVYEIARLLQGLDPDAEIDRETEDILLDWAIPWIMTNANDLVVAEPRTDEEPGYYGLKP; from the coding sequence ATGCCCGTCCCGAAGGATGAATTCGACCGGCTCCCACCGTGTGACTTCTACACACCAGACGAGCTCCTCGAGTCCGATCACATGTACACCGTCTACGAGATTGCCCGACTGCTCCAGGGACTCGACCCCGACGCGGAAATCGATCGGGAGACAGAGGACATCTTACTCGACTGGGCGATCCCCTGGATCATGACGAACGCGAACGACCTCGTCGTCGCGGAGCCGCGAACGGACGAGGAACCCGGATACTACGGTCTCAAGCCGTAG
- a CDS encoding MBL fold metallo-hydrolase: MIHNLAAGEQVFTSNAFLVTGERPVLVDTGANFDVVSRIRERTDSLEAVVLTHTHPDHVGNLAAVTEAFDVDVWGYDPDVDGVDHQIADESTVRLGDHEYVALHTPGHKDDHLCLYAAEPNILFAGDLIFQNGGFGRTDLPEGDRGALFESIDRVLKLVDENLTALHTGHGPSVTTQPYDHVELASRMARQM; encoded by the coding sequence ATGATCCATAACCTCGCTGCGGGAGAGCAGGTCTTTACGAGCAATGCCTTTCTGGTAACGGGCGAGCGACCCGTGCTCGTCGATACTGGCGCGAATTTCGACGTCGTCTCCCGGATACGGGAGCGGACGGACTCACTCGAGGCCGTCGTCCTCACTCACACCCATCCCGACCACGTGGGGAATCTCGCTGCGGTCACGGAGGCGTTCGACGTCGACGTGTGGGGCTACGATCCAGACGTCGACGGCGTCGACCATCAGATCGCGGACGAATCGACAGTTCGACTCGGTGATCACGAGTACGTTGCCCTGCACACACCCGGGCACAAAGACGATCACCTCTGTCTGTACGCCGCCGAGCCGAACATCCTGTTTGCCGGTGATTTAATCTTCCAGAACGGTGGGTTCGGTCGAACCGACCTCCCGGAAGGGGATCGAGGAGCCCTGTTCGAGAGCATCGATCGCGTCCTCAAATTGGTCGACGAGAACCTCACGGCGCTGCACACCGGTCACGGCCCGAGCGTCACCACACAGCCGTACGACCACGTCGAACTGGCGAGTCGGATGGCTCGCCAGATGTAG
- a CDS encoding cytochrome P450, with translation MTSRPQSNVDGPAGESTNNSSDPPHSSGQSGGVPPGPDGLPIVGNTHSIIREPFAFLDELHGYGDVVRYRILGNTVTALFHPDYVQRVLVEEPETFERYLFADQGFDFAPEGILFTQGEQWRTQRQLMQPAFTVDRIRSYTDTMARYAEQTADSWETGDEIVLNRAFSRLTLRILTNALFDLDLEPGESDAVTRAAQLINEQSNSRSVAGFLPEWVPTPGNRRYHRTLEAYRDRVDTLIEERRADAAGTEEPGDDLLSVLVHHAESNGGALTEREIQDNLITFTFAGHETTSLVLTYAFYLLTQHDDVRRRLEAEQQAVLGGATPTFEDVTRLEVTDRVLQETMRLYPPAYIIFRKPTRDVTIGGYDVPEGTVLSLPQYRIHRDERFYDEPEAFRPDRWREECVNDRPEYAYFPFGGGARHCIGMRFAMLELKVVLTTLLQRFDLELVSDPDLALSPGATLQPADDVHVRLTERT, from the coding sequence ATGACCTCCCGACCCCAAAGCAACGTCGACGGCCCAGCGGGGGAGTCGACGAACAACTCGAGCGATCCACCGCACTCGAGTGGACAATCCGGTGGCGTGCCGCCAGGGCCCGATGGGCTACCGATCGTCGGAAATACCCACTCCATCATCCGGGAACCGTTCGCGTTTTTGGACGAATTACACGGCTACGGCGACGTCGTCCGCTATCGGATCCTCGGTAACACCGTCACCGCGCTGTTTCACCCCGATTACGTCCAGCGGGTACTCGTGGAGGAGCCCGAAACGTTCGAGCGGTACCTGTTCGCCGACCAGGGCTTCGACTTCGCCCCCGAGGGGATTCTGTTCACCCAGGGCGAGCAATGGCGGACGCAACGTCAGCTCATGCAACCCGCGTTCACCGTCGACCGCATTCGCTCCTATACCGACACGATGGCTCGATACGCCGAACAAACTGCCGACTCCTGGGAAACGGGCGACGAGATTGTGCTGAATCGGGCGTTCTCGAGGCTCACGCTCCGAATCCTCACGAACGCGCTGTTCGACCTCGACCTCGAACCCGGTGAGAGCGACGCTGTCACACGAGCTGCCCAGTTGATCAACGAGCAGAGCAACTCCCGAAGTGTCGCCGGGTTCCTGCCCGAGTGGGTGCCGACGCCGGGTAATCGACGCTATCACCGAACGCTCGAGGCGTACCGCGACCGGGTCGATACGCTGATCGAGGAGCGGCGAGCGGACGCCGCGGGAACCGAGGAACCCGGCGACGACCTCCTGTCAGTGCTCGTCCATCACGCCGAATCGAACGGGGGCGCTCTCACCGAACGCGAGATCCAGGACAACCTGATCACATTCACCTTCGCCGGCCACGAGACGACTTCGCTGGTGCTCACCTACGCGTTCTACCTGCTCACCCAGCACGACGACGTCCGACGGCGACTCGAGGCCGAACAACAGGCGGTTCTCGGCGGCGCGACGCCGACGTTCGAAGACGTCACTCGACTCGAGGTCACAGATCGCGTACTGCAGGAAACGATGCGGTTGTACCCACCGGCGTACATAATCTTCCGCAAGCCGACCCGCGACGTCACCATCGGCGGTTACGACGTGCCCGAAGGGACGGTACTCTCCCTGCCGCAGTACCGAATTCACCGCGACGAACGGTTTTACGACGAGCCGGAGGCGTTCCGTCCGGATCGCTGGCGCGAGGAGTGCGTGAACGACCGACCGGAGTACGCGTACTTCCCGTTCGGCGGCGGTGCTCGCCACTGTATCGGGATGCGCTTTGCGATGCTCGAGCTCAAAGTAGTGCTCACCACCCTCTTGCAGCGGTTCGACCTCGAACTGGTGAGCGACCCCGACCTGGCGCTCTCTCCCGGGGCGACCCTCCAGCCAGCCGATGACGTTCACGTGCGCTTGACTGAACGAACGTAG
- the sod gene encoding superoxide dismutase, producing the protein MTDHELPPLPYDYDALEPSISEQVVTWHHDTHHQGYVNGLNAAEETLAENRESGDFGSTAGALGNVTHNGCGHYLHTLFWENMSPNGGGEPEGDLADRIEEDFGSYEGWKGEFEAAASAAGGWALLVYDPVAKQLRNVKVDKHDQGALWGSHPILACDVWEHSYYYDYGPDRGSFIDGFFDVINWDSVDEQYQKCLDHFE; encoded by the coding sequence ATGACTGATCACGAACTTCCACCACTTCCATACGATTACGACGCACTCGAGCCATCGATCTCCGAACAGGTCGTCACCTGGCACCACGACACGCACCATCAGGGCTACGTCAACGGCCTGAACGCGGCCGAAGAGACGCTCGCGGAAAACCGCGAGTCCGGCGACTTCGGTTCCACCGCCGGCGCGCTCGGCAACGTCACCCACAACGGCTGTGGTCACTACCTCCACACGCTGTTCTGGGAGAACATGTCACCAAACGGTGGCGGCGAGCCCGAGGGCGATCTCGCCGACCGCATCGAAGAGGACTTCGGCTCCTACGAAGGATGGAAAGGCGAGTTCGAAGCCGCCGCGAGTGCCGCCGGCGGCTGGGCGCTGCTCGTGTACGACCCGGTTGCAAAGCAACTGCGCAACGTCAAGGTCGACAAACACGACCAAGGCGCGCTGTGGGGATCCCACCCCATTCTGGCCTGTGACGTCTGGGAGCACTCCTACTACTACGACTACGGCCCAGACCGTGGCAGCTTCATCGATGGGTTCTTCGACGTCATCAACTGGGATTCCGTCGACGAGCAGTACCAGAAGTGTCTCGACCACTTCGAGTAA
- a CDS encoding DUF7333 family protein, with product MTTDTVLTMAMPSTTIFGVVLPVISINHGEYLATR from the coding sequence ATGACGACTGACACCGTTCTGACGATGGCAATGCCCTCCACGACCATCTTCGGCGTCGTCTTACCCGTCATCAGCATCAATCACGGCGAGTACCTGGCGACCCGCTGA
- a CDS encoding ribonuclease H-like domain-containing protein — MTVGHSVALLALPEATLECVSQHAVRDAVRYFTPDLVAVPGARNPIAYATAREAAPDLPIVHPQLGTGGTRIHHYRSSPDAGVHEASDERPPAETMDFLAVQSRDVLSDLARQLTTGERQTGSDAGTFLIVPELAVEWDTTTLSTTLPNAQELVTISAMLPEPVTVLVGGQPATYAHEWSLTHADSSVRVPIAGLGAADRDGSMFAQCTCTTHGSVAAEAVDSDQFGLKALYGVGEATADRLRTHGCETTRDILDLAVSDLVELPGIGRTTAEKIHAHADVIDSSEPLVLTNKRPVKTRDDRPPLCLDIETDGLSPTIIWQIGVYDPATDSHQTFIEKNHPEDPQPVLEAFVIWLLANHRDRTILTWNGHRFDYRYIRQFLTQLLPEYLDAWDDLWKYDLYKWAVRDGNALLPGRTNKLDHVARAIGYDASATGLTGAQTAAAYQAFMRNPADPETEPDWERHRTYCEDDCRALWYVYKAITEAPRRDMTDSGAGGADGQQAGLTDFHP; from the coding sequence ATGACGGTCGGTCACTCGGTGGCGTTGCTAGCCCTTCCGGAAGCGACGCTCGAGTGTGTCTCTCAACATGCGGTTCGAGACGCAGTCAGGTACTTCACACCGGATCTGGTCGCGGTTCCCGGGGCTCGCAATCCGATCGCGTACGCGACCGCTCGAGAGGCGGCACCGGATCTTCCCATCGTCCATCCACAACTCGGCACCGGTGGTACCCGTATCCACCACTATCGATCCAGCCCAGATGCAGGTGTTCACGAAGCATCCGACGAGCGCCCCCCGGCAGAAACGATGGATTTTCTCGCCGTACAGAGCCGCGATGTCCTCTCCGATCTTGCGAGACAACTCACAACGGGCGAACGACAGACGGGCAGCGACGCTGGGACGTTCCTGATCGTTCCTGAACTCGCCGTCGAGTGGGACACGACGACGCTCTCCACGACCCTTCCAAACGCCCAGGAACTGGTGACGATCAGCGCGATGCTCCCCGAACCAGTCACTGTCCTAGTCGGCGGCCAGCCAGCAACGTACGCCCACGAGTGGTCGCTTACACACGCTGACTCATCAGTACGGGTACCGATTGCCGGGCTCGGTGCAGCGGATCGAGACGGTTCGATGTTCGCACAGTGTACCTGTACGACCCATGGGAGCGTCGCTGCGGAAGCCGTCGATTCCGATCAGTTCGGACTCAAAGCGTTGTACGGCGTTGGCGAAGCGACTGCAGACCGGTTGCGAACGCACGGCTGTGAAACGACACGGGATATCCTCGATCTCGCAGTCAGTGATCTCGTCGAACTCCCAGGAATTGGGCGGACAACCGCTGAGAAAATCCATGCCCACGCCGACGTCATCGACTCGAGTGAGCCACTCGTGCTAACGAATAAGAGGCCGGTCAAAACCCGCGACGATCGCCCACCGCTCTGTCTCGATATCGAAACCGATGGGCTCTCGCCAACCATCATCTGGCAGATTGGCGTGTATGATCCGGCGACGGACAGTCACCAGACGTTCATCGAGAAAAACCATCCCGAGGATCCACAGCCAGTGCTCGAAGCGTTCGTCATCTGGCTACTCGCCAATCACCGTGACCGAACCATCCTGACCTGGAACGGGCACCGCTTCGATTACCGATACATTCGGCAGTTTCTCACCCAGCTCCTCCCCGAGTATCTCGACGCGTGGGACGACCTCTGGAAATACGACCTGTACAAGTGGGCGGTTCGTGATGGGAACGCCTTGCTCCCCGGTCGAACGAACAAACTCGATCACGTCGCTCGAGCCATCGGCTACGACGCTTCAGCAACTGGGTTGACGGGCGCACAGACGGCCGCCGCCTACCAGGCGTTCATGCGAAATCCAGCCGATCCAGAGACCGAACCCGACTGGGAGCGCCACAGAACCTACTGTGAAGACGATTGCCGGGCGCTCTGGTACGTCTACAAGGCTATTACAGAGGCGCCACGACGAGATATGACTGACAGTGGGGCTGGTGGCGCTGACGGGCAACAGGCCGGACTCACAGATTTCCACCCATGA
- a CDS encoding helix-turn-helix domain-containing protein produces MLELTRDRPDVELVVTDICPDGTDILATVVISADEHDLRGAGDSAMAYPTVRATDVLESGNGYLRIHIRYDAEASIYATIVASSLTPVGEIRIADEREHWTLLADGSAISRSIADLEAVADVDVRRVVDYEPDTTVSHDVVDEIRADLSPRQTTYLLSALEEGYYGWPRDISAKELAENHDVAGPTALESPFPDRTDVRGR; encoded by the coding sequence TCCGGATGGAACCGACATTCTCGCGACGGTCGTCATCAGTGCGGACGAACACGATTTACGGGGCGCAGGCGACAGTGCAATGGCGTATCCGACGGTCAGGGCCACCGACGTCCTCGAGTCTGGGAACGGCTATCTTCGGATTCACATCCGCTACGATGCCGAAGCGTCGATCTACGCGACGATCGTCGCCTCCTCGCTCACGCCCGTCGGAGAGATTCGAATCGCCGACGAGCGGGAACACTGGACGTTGCTCGCGGATGGATCGGCGATCAGTCGGTCTATCGCCGATCTCGAGGCGGTTGCCGACGTCGACGTCCGCCGCGTCGTCGACTACGAACCCGACACCACCGTGAGCCACGACGTCGTCGACGAGATCCGGGCGGATCTCTCGCCCAGGCAGACGACCTACCTCCTGTCGGCGCTCGAGGAAGGGTACTACGGGTGGCCCAGGGACATTTCGGCGAAAGAACTCGCCGAGAATCACGACGTCGCCGGGCCGACGGCGCTCGAGTCCCCGTTTCCCGATCGGACGGACGTACGCGGCCGGTAG
- a CDS encoding DEAD/DEAH box helicase — protein MTDKHTTDASTRSDVAGTALIETFPRTTLTPESEYIDRIELPAKPADTVPASDVLDSTLADPYPYDLFSHQADALEALEDGENVTVTTSTSSGKTHIYGLQIARNLLEAGVLNADGSRASTGNTASTVLCVYPMKALTKDQHEALEDLYDQLGLDVRVRMYDGDTTGDRRAIREQADVILTNFAGLNVYLEHHDRWSRFYSALDLVAIDESHTYTGVEGMHVAWILRRIQRVTDYWGGNPQYVLTSATIGNPREHSEELINAPVTVVDEDGSPHGPRDIVLWNPPPRETTQDDTSDEFPLSPELEDETDEGQDEVLADPDEEFITERVSASVEAPKIFDHLTASDVRTLLFCPSRKLTELSVQRATDHRRSTSRAYGRSSPADYAAYNAGLGRRTRHSREQQFKTGVLTGLATTSALELGIDIGSLDATVLMGYPGQRQAFWQRIGRAGRGASRSLAVMVGDHRTLDQYVLNNPEYLLETDVEDAVVDTSNNAVFATHVLCAADEIALDEADIDTFADEDRLRAAVKMWREAGFVDGYLDAAVHYSGPGRPQTRVNLYGTTGTDYQLKLADDVDCERWGIPDDLDLEPVNRNRAYRDYHEGAVRLQHGQQFEVVTVDDNRPQPVIELEPVDCGYYTQSRNKVNVLDATSERSREINGFTLHFGRGTVLVHHHAYDEMHIGNSEPKQQMIPTDTPPILMNTQLCWLEVPGEIEAALIRKYKDYGIETGVDPDQAQVVHLGYVAGLHAAEHATIQTAPLELRVDTNDLGGLATLIMDTHYAHSEYDDIADSIGESFEAAMAALEQRSQEVGGQTASGWFIYDGVDGGLGFARAIYDNFEALAERAREQLTQCQCGQPNGCPACTFDENCGNDNKPLLRASAVDVLEHLLGEADRDDLEAYLPDKYGGERRPTLYYS, from the coding sequence ATGACCGATAAACACACGACCGACGCGAGTACTCGGAGCGACGTCGCAGGAACAGCCCTCATCGAAACGTTCCCTCGCACCACCCTCACTCCGGAATCGGAGTACATCGACCGCATCGAACTCCCCGCGAAACCGGCTGACACCGTCCCAGCGAGCGATGTGTTGGATTCCACACTCGCAGACCCGTATCCGTACGACCTGTTCAGCCACCAGGCCGACGCCCTGGAGGCACTCGAGGACGGCGAGAACGTCACGGTCACGACGTCGACGTCCAGCGGAAAGACGCATATTTACGGCCTGCAGATCGCCCGAAATCTCCTCGAGGCCGGAGTCCTCAACGCCGACGGGTCTCGTGCGAGTACCGGCAACACTGCATCGACCGTACTGTGTGTGTATCCGATGAAAGCACTGACGAAAGACCAGCACGAAGCGCTCGAGGACCTGTACGACCAACTCGGACTCGACGTTCGCGTCCGGATGTACGATGGCGACACGACGGGTGATCGCCGTGCAATCCGCGAGCAGGCGGACGTCATCCTCACCAACTTTGCCGGACTCAACGTCTATCTCGAACACCACGACAGGTGGAGCCGGTTTTACAGCGCACTCGATCTCGTCGCTATCGACGAATCGCACACCTACACCGGGGTCGAAGGGATGCACGTCGCGTGGATCCTACGTCGGATCCAGCGCGTAACCGACTACTGGGGTGGCAATCCACAGTACGTTCTCACCTCGGCAACGATCGGTAATCCACGGGAGCACTCCGAGGAACTGATCAACGCGCCCGTAACCGTCGTCGACGAGGATGGTTCACCCCACGGGCCGCGTGATATCGTCCTCTGGAACCCACCACCGCGAGAGACGACGCAGGATGACACGTCGGACGAGTTCCCGCTATCACCCGAACTCGAGGACGAGACGGACGAAGGGCAAGATGAGGTGTTGGCAGATCCTGACGAGGAGTTCATCACCGAACGCGTGTCCGCAAGTGTCGAGGCCCCGAAAATCTTCGATCACCTCACCGCATCTGACGTTCGGACGTTGCTGTTCTGTCCAAGCCGCAAACTCACCGAACTCAGTGTTCAACGAGCGACTGACCATCGGCGCTCCACTTCTCGAGCGTACGGTCGGTCGAGTCCCGCGGACTATGCGGCGTACAACGCGGGGCTCGGACGCCGTACACGCCACTCTCGAGAACAGCAGTTCAAAACCGGGGTACTCACCGGCCTGGCAACGACCTCCGCGCTCGAGCTCGGCATCGATATCGGAAGCCTCGATGCGACCGTGTTGATGGGGTATCCAGGCCAGCGACAGGCGTTCTGGCAACGTATCGGCCGTGCAGGGCGCGGAGCCAGCCGCAGCCTCGCCGTCATGGTCGGAGATCATCGCACCCTCGATCAGTACGTTCTGAACAATCCGGAGTACTTGCTCGAAACTGACGTCGAAGACGCCGTCGTCGATACCTCGAACAATGCCGTCTTCGCCACCCACGTGTTGTGTGCCGCTGACGAGATCGCGCTCGACGAGGCGGATATCGATACATTCGCCGACGAGGATCGGCTGCGGGCGGCCGTCAAAATGTGGCGTGAAGCCGGTTTCGTCGACGGCTACCTCGACGCTGCCGTCCACTACAGCGGCCCCGGGCGGCCACAGACCCGTGTCAACCTCTATGGAACCACCGGCACGGACTACCAGCTCAAACTGGCCGACGACGTGGACTGTGAGCGCTGGGGCATCCCCGACGACCTCGACCTGGAACCAGTCAACCGAAATCGTGCCTACCGCGATTATCACGAGGGCGCTGTCAGACTGCAACACGGCCAGCAGTTCGAAGTGGTCACTGTCGATGACAACCGACCCCAGCCCGTCATCGAACTCGAGCCGGTCGATTGTGGGTACTACACCCAATCTCGAAACAAGGTCAACGTACTGGACGCTACGTCCGAGCGATCCAGAGAGATCAACGGGTTCACCCTTCACTTCGGTCGCGGAACGGTGTTAGTCCATCACCACGCCTACGACGAGATGCACATCGGCAACAGCGAGCCAAAGCAACAGATGATTCCGACTGACACCCCGCCGATCCTGATGAATACCCAGCTGTGCTGGCTCGAGGTTCCCGGTGAAATTGAAGCGGCCCTCATCCGAAAATACAAAGACTACGGCATCGAGACCGGTGTGGATCCGGATCAGGCACAGGTTGTCCATCTCGGATACGTCGCCGGATTGCACGCCGCCGAACACGCGACGATCCAGACGGCACCACTCGAGCTCAGGGTCGATACGAACGATCTGGGCGGGTTAGCAACGCTGATTATGGACACACACTACGCCCATTCCGAATACGACGATATCGCCGACTCGATCGGTGAGTCCTTCGAAGCCGCCATGGCCGCCCTCGAGCAGCGATCCCAGGAGGTCGGTGGACAGACGGCTTCGGGCTGGTTTATTTACGACGGCGTCGACGGCGGACTTGGATTCGCCCGCGCTATTTACGACAACTTCGAAGCCCTCGCCGAACGCGCCCGGGAGCAGCTCACACAGTGTCAGTGCGGACAGCCCAACGGGTGTCCAGCCTGTACGTTCGACGAAAACTGCGGCAACGATAACAAACCGCTCCTCAGAGCTTCCGCCGTGGACGTCCTCGAGCACCTCCTCGGTGAGGCCGATCGTGACGACCTCGAGGCGTATCTGCCGGACAAATACGGTGGTGAGCGACGGCCGACGCTGTACTACTCGTGA